A region of the Bacillota bacterium genome:
ATCACGACCGGCTTCCCGAGCCCGGCCGCCTGCTCGTTGCCGGTTCCCGAAAGGCCAACAATGACGTCGGCCTGGCTGATGATGTCGCCGAACCGCCCGGTGACGATGGCGACGGAAGAACCGCTCGTGTGGTGGAGCGTTGCCACGTGGCCGCCGGGATGCGGGCCCGACCCGCCGTTGCCCCGGGCAGGAGGGCGACGAAGCGTCCAGCCGCTCCCGGGAAGATGCGACTCAAGCCGCTCCAGGGAGAGGCTGTCCGGCCAGGCCGCGGCAAACGCCGCGCGAACGAGTCCCATCGACTGCAACGCGGCCACGCCGGAGAGGATGAGGCGGAAGTTGCGGTAGGCCTCCTCGCGGCTGCCCGGCAGGAGCCCGATCAGGGGCTCTCCAGCGCTTCTCACCCCGAGTTCAATACCCGTGCCCTCGAAGGCGTCCATCATCGGGTTTCCTGTGAACTCGGCCGGCACCCCGTCCCGGCGGAGAAGTTCGGCGCTCCATCCGTCCCGCGTGAACACCCGCCTGGCATAGCGCCGCATGAGCCGGCGGTCGGCCGACGTCCATACCCCCTCGAGGTTCCCGGTCAGGTGAACCGAGTCGGCAATGGCCACCATGACCAGTGGCCGGTGGATCAACAGCCGGGTGACGTACAGCACGACCCGGTCCCCGATGCCCACCACCAGGTCGACGGTCGGGGCGAGGTGCCGCAGAGCGAGTGCCTGACGAAGGTGCAGCCGGATGAGGCCGGCTCGCAGGTCCTGCCACACCGCCGGCAACCTCCGGATGCCGATGAAGCCGCCGCTCGGCACCGGTTTCGTGGGTGTTACCACGGTGACCTGGCCGCGGCGGTACGGAAGCCCGCTCCCGACGATGGGGGCTCCCAGCAACCGAACGCCCGGCGCCAGGGAGCGCACCTCCGCCGCGATGGCGGCGCCCACCGCGTCCTCGCCGTGGCCGTTGCTGAAGAAGAGCAGCGTTGGAGGCCGGATGCCTGTACTCGCGCCCTTGGTCAAGATGAACCCCGGCCGCCATTCTACTACGCCGGGCGCGGCCGGCAAAGGCGAAGCTCCGTA
Encoded here:
- a CDS encoding lipid-A-disaccharide synthase-related protein produces the protein MLNSFLPHAGALYGASPLPAAPGVVEWRPGFILTKGASTGIRPPTLLFFSNGHGEDAVGAAIAAEVRSLAPGVRLLGAPIVGSGLPYRRGQVTVVTPTKPVPSGGFIGIRRLPAVWQDLRAGLIRLHLRQALALRHLAPTVDLVVGIGDRVVLYVTRLLIHRPLVMVAIADSVHLTGNLEGVWTSADRRLMRRYARRVFTRDGWSAELLRRDGVPAEFTGNPMMDAFEGTGIELGVRSAGEPLIGLLPGSREEAYRNFRLILSGVAALQSMGLVRAAFAAAWPDSLSLERLESHLPGSGWTLRRPPARGNGGSGPHPGGHVATLHHTSGSSVAIVTGRFGDIISQADVIVGLSGTGNEQAAGLGKPVVICPGTGPQVTAELVRRQTLLLGEAVRPVEPRGEAIAAAVLEILRDPELRARMGDEGRRRMGPRGAARRIAEAVIEELERIRPGCTRILPDRPGKEAPASAS